In Halobaculum magnesiiphilum, the following proteins share a genomic window:
- a CDS encoding Sjogren's syndrome/scleroderma autoantigen 1 family protein — translation MSEHASDEAPDGDDPEFDKEAEREKLREKFARDEEKRESTRRMSELLLKGATMTNDHCDACGSPIFRQNGQEFCPECDVEGSNGAAPDEPANADAADPDAVDPDAANPDSTNAAVANEDAAPGATPNESPSPSPTEPAASSPGGASASADVDGAGVDAAEAAGTATPETTGHVDASVDVAAGRDTSPASTRPAGDANAGAAGDDLAAGRDALASTLRRHAEAAAEASDPRVAADHLAAAREAAEALSALRR, via the coding sequence ATGAGCGAACACGCGTCCGACGAGGCGCCCGACGGCGACGACCCGGAGTTCGACAAGGAGGCCGAACGCGAGAAGCTCCGCGAGAAGTTCGCCCGCGACGAGGAGAAGCGCGAGTCCACGCGCCGGATGAGCGAACTCCTGCTCAAGGGCGCGACGATGACGAACGACCACTGCGACGCCTGCGGCTCGCCGATCTTCCGACAGAACGGGCAGGAGTTCTGCCCCGAGTGCGACGTGGAGGGCTCGAACGGGGCGGCGCCGGACGAGCCGGCGAACGCGGACGCGGCGGACCCGGACGCGGTGGACCCGGACGCGGCGAATCCGGACTCGACGAACGCCGCTGTGGCGAACGAGGACGCGGCGCCCGGCGCGACGCCGAACGAGAGCCCGTCCCCGAGCCCGACGGAGCCGGCGGCGTCCTCACCGGGGGGCGCGTCCGCGTCCGCGGACGTGGACGGGGCCGGGGTTGACGCCGCGGAGGCGGCCGGGACGGCAACACCGGAGACAACGGGCCACGTGGACGCGAGCGTCGACGTGGCGGCCGGACGTGATACCTCCCCGGCATCGACACGGCCCGCCGGCGACGCGAACGCGGGAGCCGCCGGCGACGACCTCGCGGCCGGCCGCGACGCACTCGCGAGCACGCTGCGGCGCCACGCCGAGGCAGCAGCCGAGGCGTCCGACCCCCGTGTCGCCGCCGACCACCTCGCGGCGGCTCGGGAGGCTGCCGAGGCGCTCTCGGCGCTGCGTCGCTGA